One part of the Vicia villosa cultivar HV-30 ecotype Madison, WI linkage group LG6, Vvil1.0, whole genome shotgun sequence genome encodes these proteins:
- the LOC131612164 gene encoding F-box protein CPR1-like, producing MLMYGFGYNPSKDDYLIVVGSYDPIISELVSTSIDLEIFSLRANKWKQIDSYLPYNDDTFGGDFKVGLFSSGALHWPLYNHATRRNVIVAFDLKEMTISDIALPHDFSCSNSPKYDLLIFRELISVWIEEKGKIDIWVMQEYAVQSSWTKTLALSLDSSPYFSPVCFTDCGHIVGIDRRRRELVKFNDKGQLLEEQSHRNCCFQRSQMVVYTESLLSLPSGTEQSQEDG from the coding sequence ATGCTAATGTATGGCTTTGGATACAACCCGTCAAAGGATGATTACTTGATAGTTGTGGGGTCCTATGACCCCATTATTTCTGAACTAGTATCTACTTCCATTGACTTGGAGATTTTCTCATTGAGGGCTAATAAATGGAAACAAATTGACTCTTATTTACCTTACAATGATGATACATTTGGAGGTGATTTTAAAGTCGGGTTATTCTCGAGTGGGGCTCTTCATTGGCCACTTTATAATCATGCAACTAGAAGGAATGTTATTGTTGCCTTTGATTTAAAGGAAATGACAATCTCAGATATAGCTCTGCCGCATGATTTTTCTTGCTCTAACTCTCCTAAATACGATTTGTTGATATTTCGTGAACTTATCAGTGTATGGATTGAGGAGAAGGGTAAAATTGACATATGGGTGATGCAAGAATATGCAGTCCAATCATCTTGGACTAAGACTCTTGCTCTTTCTTTGGATTCTTCTCCATACTTTTCCCCTGTATGCTTTACAGATTGTGGCCATATAGTTGGAATAGATCGTCGTCGTCGTGAATTGGTGAAGTTTAATGACAAAGGGCAGCTGCTCGAGGAGCAGTCTCATCGTAACTGTTGCTTCCAAAGATCCCAAATGGTTGTCTATACAGAGTCTCTGCTTTCACTCCCTAGTGGCACTGAGCAATCTCAAGAAGATGGCTAG